The Allorhodopirellula heiligendammensis genome includes a window with the following:
- a CDS encoding Do family serine endopeptidase: MQLHWKRISLVLASAWVATLLFGLMMSLPRAVNSEAHADQQLRDRAATQNLNTAQDISSAFRNVAEVMRPSVVSISTQTDVSSRARQLSPNLRQQLPPGFEQFFGNGGRRGRSMEPQPQQQGQGSGVIVRQDGYILTNNHVVEGADIVTVELSTGAKVEAEVVGTDPETDLAVVKIDRTGLQPVPFGDSEAIRVGDWVLAIGSPFGLDQTVTAGIISGKNRVQGIVDDGHGFEDFLQTDAAINPGNSGGPLVNLHGELVGINTAILSRSGTSAGIGFAIPVALARPVFESIIENGEVRRGFLGAQVADVTPEVVTEFGLKVSKGALIRGVLEGQPAANAELQPGDVILETDGRPVTTSSRLVNYIASRAPGQSVQMKINRHGEELNVTVNLQLRTEKAMAMFSPRSPWGAELEPVTPQSAKEYGYADLQGGLIVTSVSDQGIAAEAGLQAGDVIETAAGRAVESVEQLTKILAVAKQQQVPLQVVVRRGNTKMLLVIR, from the coding sequence ATGCAACTGCACTGGAAGCGAATCAGCTTAGTCTTGGCGTCCGCCTGGGTTGCCACCCTCCTGTTTGGCCTGATGATGAGCCTGCCTCGCGCGGTCAACTCAGAAGCTCATGCCGATCAGCAACTTCGCGACCGAGCGGCGACTCAGAATCTGAACACCGCCCAGGACATCTCATCGGCATTTCGAAATGTCGCCGAGGTCATGCGACCGAGCGTCGTAAGCATTAGCACGCAAACAGATGTCAGCTCCCGTGCTCGCCAATTGTCACCTAATCTCCGGCAACAACTGCCCCCGGGTTTTGAACAATTCTTCGGTAACGGCGGCCGGCGGGGACGCAGCATGGAACCACAACCACAGCAGCAGGGACAAGGCAGCGGGGTTATCGTTCGCCAGGATGGGTACATTTTGACGAATAACCATGTCGTCGAAGGCGCCGATATTGTCACGGTGGAACTCAGCACCGGTGCTAAGGTCGAAGCGGAAGTCGTGGGAACTGACCCTGAAACCGATCTGGCGGTCGTCAAGATTGATCGGACTGGTTTGCAGCCGGTGCCCTTCGGCGACAGCGAAGCGATTCGCGTTGGTGATTGGGTGCTCGCCATTGGCAGCCCATTTGGGCTCGACCAAACCGTTACCGCAGGCATCATCAGCGGCAAAAATCGCGTCCAAGGCATTGTCGATGACGGGCACGGTTTCGAAGACTTCCTACAAACCGATGCCGCTATCAATCCGGGGAACTCCGGCGGGCCATTGGTCAACCTGCACGGCGAGCTGGTCGGTATCAATACCGCGATCCTGTCCCGCTCGGGAACCAGTGCGGGCATCGGATTTGCAATTCCGGTTGCGCTCGCTCGTCCAGTGTTCGAGTCGATTATCGAGAACGGCGAAGTCCGTCGCGGTTTCCTAGGAGCTCAGGTTGCCGATGTTACCCCCGAGGTGGTTACTGAGTTTGGACTCAAAGTGAGTAAGGGTGCGCTGATCCGCGGTGTGCTCGAAGGCCAGCCCGCTGCCAATGCTGAATTGCAGCCGGGCGACGTGATTCTCGAGACGGACGGACGCCCCGTCACAACCAGCTCGCGATTGGTGAACTACATCGCCAGCCGCGCTCCAGGCCAAAGTGTCCAAATGAAGATCAATCGCCATGGCGAGGAACTGAACGTCACGGTCAACCTGCAGCTGCGCACCGAGAAAGCAATGGCCATGTTCAGCCCCCGCTCACCGTGGGGCGCCGAACTCGAGCCCGTCACGCCACAGTCGGCCAAAGAGTACGGCTACGCCGATCTCCAGGGAGGCCTCATCGTCACCAGCGTCAGCGATCAAGGCATCGCCGCAGAAGCGGGACTACAAGCTGGTGATGTGATCGAGACTGCAGCTGGACGTGCAGTAGAATCGGTGGAACAACTGACCAAAATTCTTGCCGTCGCCAAGCAGCAACAGGTACCGTTGCAAGTCGTTGTCCGCCGTGGCAATACGAAAATGCTGCTCGTCATTCGCTAA
- a CDS encoding DEAD/DEAH box helicase, with protein sequence MTDPANPPPPTAIPSEPPASVPAAEFELSTLLQYLPGMGLARADRLRKLGLRKAQDVLFFFPREHQFPPPPTRVDDLREGVPATFVGKITDAELVSRTPGKSLFAAIVENDSGAVRIVFFNQPFRAEQLTFDRWVRISGTPKLEGLRWAFSHPKYDLLDEGELADDEVHGESREKTVQQEGDILPVYPLTEGIKDYELRRLTRRVAGVLANHVTEVMPLSLRAAAAERLREAGGRIGNDLPGGDLPDIATTLLDIHGPPSADALTAARTRLIFQELFVMQLALAMRRRSLTGRLQAPEMPCTPQIRQRILRRFPFELTADQDRVISEIAREMGRQFPMNRLLQGDVGSGKTVVAIFAMMLAVANGHQATLMAPTEVLARQHYQTLTKILADSRVRIGLLCGSLTAAERRQTLAQIAAGELDLIVGTQALVYDIDFHSLGLCVIDEQHKFGVRQRVQLRSGGIDPHYLVMSATPIPRSVAMTQFGDVDLSTLREKPAGRGDVHTYLANDKWRERWWDFVRQRIAEGRQAYVVAPRVGDETSVDEMPGADASNAEATDADASGAEVADAARSGDANEDANEDANEDANEDANEDVAESEEDVTSVSRTFERLRDQVFPEHRIELLHGRMKPEVKQEVMQRFAEGEIDVLVSTTVIEVGVDVANATVMTILGGNRFGLAQLHQLRGRISRGTHAAYVCVFTDGERSPEESERLRVFEQTSDGFELAEADFRLRGPGDLLGKKQSGLAPLRIADLNRDVEILQVARAMAQELIDEDPDMDDPELANLRDQVLRRYGERLDLGDGA encoded by the coding sequence GTGACCGATCCAGCGAATCCGCCGCCGCCGACGGCCATACCGAGCGAACCGCCTGCAAGCGTCCCCGCTGCTGAGTTTGAGCTCTCCACGCTGCTGCAGTATCTCCCGGGGATGGGGCTCGCGCGGGCGGATCGGCTGCGGAAATTGGGGCTTCGCAAGGCTCAGGATGTGTTGTTCTTTTTTCCCCGCGAGCATCAGTTCCCGCCGCCGCCGACCCGCGTGGATGACCTCCGCGAGGGCGTTCCGGCGACGTTCGTGGGTAAGATCACCGATGCGGAATTGGTCTCCCGGACCCCGGGTAAGTCCTTGTTCGCCGCCATTGTCGAGAACGACTCGGGGGCGGTGCGGATCGTCTTTTTCAACCAACCCTTTCGTGCCGAGCAGTTGACGTTCGATCGTTGGGTTCGCATCAGTGGCACCCCTAAACTCGAGGGGTTACGGTGGGCGTTCTCGCATCCGAAGTATGATCTTTTGGACGAGGGCGAACTCGCCGACGATGAGGTGCACGGCGAGTCGCGAGAGAAAACTGTTCAGCAGGAAGGCGACATTTTGCCTGTTTATCCGCTGACCGAGGGTATCAAGGATTACGAGCTGCGGCGTTTGACACGTCGGGTGGCCGGCGTACTTGCTAACCACGTTACGGAGGTCATGCCGTTGTCGCTGCGGGCGGCGGCAGCGGAGCGATTGCGGGAGGCGGGAGGTCGAATCGGCAATGACTTACCCGGCGGTGATTTACCGGACATTGCCACGACGTTGCTTGATATCCATGGACCCCCTTCTGCAGATGCGTTGACGGCGGCCCGGACACGGCTGATTTTTCAAGAACTCTTCGTCATGCAGCTCGCATTGGCGATGCGCCGGCGATCGCTGACGGGACGGCTGCAGGCTCCCGAGATGCCGTGCACGCCGCAAATTCGGCAGCGTATTCTGCGGCGTTTCCCGTTTGAGTTGACGGCGGATCAAGATCGCGTGATCAGCGAGATCGCGCGTGAGATGGGGCGGCAGTTCCCCATGAATCGACTGCTGCAAGGCGACGTGGGCAGCGGCAAGACCGTCGTGGCAATCTTTGCGATGATGCTGGCGGTCGCCAATGGGCATCAAGCGACGCTGATGGCTCCCACTGAGGTGCTGGCGCGGCAGCACTACCAAACGCTCACCAAGATACTCGCCGACAGCCGCGTGCGGATCGGGTTGCTGTGCGGGTCGTTGACCGCCGCTGAGCGACGACAAACGCTCGCCCAGATCGCAGCGGGCGAATTAGATCTGATCGTGGGCACGCAAGCACTCGTGTACGACATTGATTTTCACTCGCTCGGTCTGTGCGTCATCGATGAACAGCACAAGTTCGGGGTACGCCAGCGGGTGCAACTGCGATCGGGAGGCATTGATCCGCATTACCTCGTCATGTCGGCCACACCGATTCCGCGCAGCGTGGCGATGACCCAGTTCGGGGATGTGGACCTCAGCACGCTACGTGAAAAGCCGGCAGGGCGCGGGGATGTTCATACCTATCTTGCCAATGATAAGTGGCGAGAACGCTGGTGGGATTTCGTGCGTCAACGCATCGCTGAGGGTCGCCAGGCGTACGTGGTGGCACCGCGTGTTGGTGACGAGACGTCTGTTGACGAGATGCCTGGTGCGGACGCCAGCAATGCCGAGGCCACCGATGCCGATGCCAGCGGCGCCGAGGTTGCCGATGCCGCGCGATCGGGAGACGCCAACGAGGACGCCAACGAGGACGCCAACGAGGACGCCAACGAGGACGCCAACGAGGACGTCGCTGAGAGCGAGGAGGATGTTACCTCGGTCAGCCGTACGTTCGAGCGGCTTCGCGATCAGGTGTTCCCCGAACACCGCATCGAGTTGTTGCATGGACGGATGAAGCCGGAGGTGAAGCAGGAGGTGATGCAGCGGTTCGCCGAAGGTGAAATTGATGTGCTCGTCAGCACAACGGTGATTGAGGTCGGCGTGGACGTCGCCAACGCAACTGTGATGACGATTCTCGGTGGCAATCGATTTGGTTTGGCTCAATTGCATCAGCTCCGCGGACGGATCTCGCGAGGTACGCACGCGGCGTACGTGTGCGTTTTCACCGATGGAGAACGCTCGCCCGAGGAGAGTGAACGATTGCGAGTGTTTGAGCAGACTTCGGATGGTTTCGAGCTTGCTGAAGCGGATTTTCGGCTGCGTGGTCCCGGTGATCTGTTGGGGAAGAAGCAGAGCGGATTGGCACCTTTGCGGATTGCGGACTTGAACCGCGATGTCGAGATCCTACAGGTCGCTCGAGCGATGGCGCAGGAACTGATTGATGAAGATCCAGACATGGACGATCCAGAACTCGCTAATCTGCGCGACCAAGTGCTGCGTCGATACGGTGAACGACTTGATCTGGGCGACGGGGCATGA
- a CDS encoding ion transporter: MLWRWRLLIDPIGLSPSIRQHRAFCRLRNLARQIVITGRRLRLSRAVAIGLQGLIVASLLAFALETLPHLTERQVRWLQWFEVFTVAVFTVEYLVRIATAEKPLRFACSFFGIVDLLAVLPFYLQLGFDLRSLRAFRLLRLFRILKLGRYNKAIQRFHRAAVIAREELVLFLSAAGIVLYLAAVGIYQFENKAQPEAFASVFHSFWWAVCTLTTVGYGDVYPITTGGKCFTFVILLVGLGIVAVPAGLVASALSEARELD, translated from the coding sequence TTGCTGTGGCGATGGCGTCTGCTCATCGATCCAATTGGCCTCTCTCCGAGTATTCGTCAACATCGTGCATTCTGCCGACTACGAAATCTTGCCCGCCAAATCGTGATCACGGGACGGCGTTTACGACTGTCCCGGGCAGTGGCAATCGGGCTGCAAGGCCTGATTGTTGCCTCGTTGCTCGCTTTTGCCCTGGAAACGCTGCCCCATCTGACAGAACGCCAAGTCCGCTGGCTGCAATGGTTCGAGGTGTTCACCGTTGCAGTGTTCACAGTGGAATACTTAGTTCGGATCGCGACGGCTGAAAAACCGCTGCGATTCGCCTGCAGTTTCTTCGGTATTGTCGATCTGTTAGCGGTGCTACCGTTCTATCTGCAACTAGGCTTTGACCTGCGGTCGTTGCGAGCGTTCCGCTTGCTTCGATTGTTTCGCATTCTGAAGCTGGGGCGCTACAATAAGGCTATCCAGCGTTTCCACCGCGCTGCCGTGATTGCGCGTGAGGAATTGGTCCTGTTTTTAAGCGCTGCTGGCATCGTTCTCTATCTGGCGGCCGTGGGGATTTACCAATTTGAAAACAAAGCGCAGCCGGAGGCATTCGCATCCGTCTTCCACAGCTTTTGGTGGGCTGTCTGCACGCTCACCACGGTGGGATACGGGGACGTCTATCCGATCACCACTGGCGGCAAGTGCTTCACGTTCGTGATCCTACTTGTCGGTCTGGGAATTGTTGCGGTTCCCGCCGGATTGGTCGCCTCTGCCCTCTCGGAAGCACGTGAACTGGATTAG
- a CDS encoding bestrophin family protein, producing the protein MKKTDPIPASSKPLSYSYWLGTFVLQGTVAPRVMLDVVGFGLLATGIVYLSEFAMIRFDVSLAVPGGPFEVAGAVLGLLLVLRLNAGYDRWWEARKLWGGIVNESRNLAIAGLAYGPPDHHWRVQFIKWIASFPHVTRRSLRGERQVPELSRLLTEQQIEALLTNSHLPDAVSRQIASLLAEGRGSGMDALAFYSAEKQRCLLIDYLGGCERILKTPLARSSAIQVRQFIFILLASLPFSLLDDFHGTLPAIFGTEVGRSVWLIPLFIMVIAFMLLSLDRIGMELQNPFDTRRVDFLPLDNICITIEQNLLELLHDDALHDYAAPTAADVELPPDASTHATDDNIGADIS; encoded by the coding sequence TTGAAAAAAACTGACCCCATCCCGGCGTCGTCGAAACCGCTCTCCTACTCCTACTGGCTGGGGACCTTTGTTCTCCAAGGAACGGTGGCGCCGCGGGTCATGCTTGACGTGGTGGGGTTCGGACTCTTGGCAACGGGCATCGTGTACCTCAGCGAATTCGCGATGATACGTTTTGACGTCAGCTTGGCCGTCCCCGGCGGACCATTTGAAGTGGCGGGAGCAGTGTTGGGGTTGCTGTTGGTGCTGCGTCTCAATGCCGGGTACGACCGCTGGTGGGAAGCCCGCAAACTATGGGGGGGCATCGTCAATGAGTCGCGCAACCTCGCCATCGCCGGACTGGCGTACGGCCCGCCCGACCATCACTGGAGGGTCCAATTCATCAAATGGATCGCTTCGTTTCCACACGTCACCCGGCGTTCCCTGCGTGGCGAGCGCCAGGTCCCTGAATTATCGCGGCTGCTGACCGAGCAGCAGATAGAGGCTCTGCTGACCAATAGCCACCTGCCCGATGCCGTGTCGCGCCAGATCGCCTCACTGCTCGCCGAGGGACGCGGCAGCGGCATGGACGCGCTCGCGTTCTACTCTGCGGAAAAACAACGTTGCCTGCTGATTGACTATCTAGGCGGTTGCGAACGGATCCTGAAAACGCCACTGGCACGTTCCAGCGCCATCCAAGTTCGCCAATTCATCTTCATTTTGTTGGCCAGCTTACCGTTCTCGCTCCTGGACGATTTTCATGGCACGCTGCCAGCGATTTTTGGCACGGAAGTCGGGCGGAGCGTATGGTTGATTCCATTATTCATTATGGTGATCGCATTCATGCTGCTGTCTCTTGATCGAATCGGCATGGAGCTGCAGAACCCTTTTGATACGCGGCGAGTCGACTTCTTGCCGCTGGACAACATCTGTATCACGATCGAGCAGAATCTGCTGGAACTGTTGCATGACGATGCCCTGCACGACTACGCCGCCCCGACGGCAGCCGACGTCGAGTTGCCACCGGACGCGTCGACGCACGCGACTGATGACAACATTGGCGCGGACATTTCTTGA
- the arsA gene encoding arsenical pump-driving ATPase produces MQFLNHPTRNLFFTGKGGVGKTSMACASAVQLADRGLRVLLVSTDPASNLDEVLGTELASEPTPVGSVPNLFAMNLDPEAAASEYRERMVGPYRGVLPDAAVASMEEQFSGSCTLEIAAFDEFAKLLGDREATSQFDHVVFDTAPTGHTLRLLTLPSAWSGYIDNNTTGTSCLGPLAGLQSQTLIYKQTVEALADGACTTLVLVTRPEPSAFREASRTSSELQELGVRNQHMIVNGVFTSQTPTDEIAVAMQRRGDEAIAAMPGVLATLNRSTVPLASGGVMGVEALRRVGQSDTEQPTSTLPAPVLSNSPDGLGSLIDELATVGHGVILAMGKGGVGKTTVAAAVAVALAERGLEVHLSTTDPAAHVSATIAADELAGLTVGRIDPAQETADYTAEVLQTAGKDLDAEGKALLEEDLRSPCTEEIAVFRAFAKAVSEGADRFVVLDTAPTGHTILLLDSALAYHREVTRQSSQMPESVEQLLPRLRDPDFTRVLVVTLPEATPVHEAARLQQDLRRAEIEPFAWVINQSLVPLSVTDPALRQRQHNELPYIDEVRSTLANRVALVPWQSEPPTGLSGLRRIVAADSSVTG; encoded by the coding sequence ATGCAATTTCTCAATCACCCTACTCGCAATTTGTTTTTTACGGGTAAAGGCGGTGTGGGTAAAACGTCCATGGCGTGCGCGAGTGCGGTTCAGTTGGCCGATCGGGGATTGCGTGTATTGCTCGTTTCGACCGATCCAGCGTCCAATCTCGACGAAGTGTTGGGCACGGAGTTAGCTAGTGAGCCGACGCCGGTGGGGTCGGTGCCAAACCTTTTTGCGATGAATCTTGACCCCGAGGCGGCAGCTAGTGAATATCGCGAGCGGATGGTTGGCCCGTATCGAGGCGTGTTGCCTGACGCAGCGGTTGCGAGCATGGAAGAGCAGTTTTCGGGTTCGTGTACGCTTGAGATTGCCGCATTCGACGAGTTCGCAAAACTGTTGGGTGATCGTGAGGCGACATCGCAGTTCGATCACGTTGTTTTTGATACAGCGCCGACGGGTCATACCTTGCGTTTGTTGACGTTGCCATCGGCATGGTCGGGATACATTGATAACAATACGACTGGCACATCGTGTTTGGGGCCGCTCGCTGGCCTACAGTCGCAGACATTGATCTACAAGCAAACCGTCGAGGCGTTGGCCGATGGTGCCTGCACGACGTTAGTCCTGGTCACGCGCCCCGAACCGTCGGCGTTTCGCGAAGCGTCTCGGACCAGCAGTGAGCTGCAGGAGTTAGGCGTCCGCAATCAGCACATGATCGTCAACGGTGTATTCACAAGCCAGACGCCCACCGACGAGATCGCCGTGGCGATGCAGCGTCGTGGTGATGAAGCGATTGCCGCCATGCCCGGGGTGCTCGCTACGCTCAACCGCTCGACCGTTCCCCTGGCGAGCGGTGGCGTGATGGGCGTCGAGGCTTTGCGTCGGGTTGGCCAATCAGACACAGAACAGCCCACTTCTACCCTCCCGGCGCCCGTTCTCTCAAACTCTCCCGATGGCCTCGGCTCATTGATCGACGAGCTCGCCACAGTAGGTCACGGGGTGATTCTGGCGATGGGCAAGGGCGGGGTCGGCAAGACGACCGTTGCCGCCGCCGTGGCGGTGGCGTTAGCGGAGCGCGGTTTGGAAGTGCATCTTTCGACGACGGACCCGGCTGCACACGTGTCGGCGACGATCGCCGCAGATGAACTCGCGGGCTTGACTGTCGGGCGCATTGATCCTGCTCAAGAGACCGCGGACTATACTGCCGAGGTGCTGCAGACGGCTGGGAAAGATTTGGATGCAGAGGGAAAGGCGTTGCTCGAGGAAGACCTGCGTTCGCCGTGTACTGAGGAGATCGCGGTGTTTCGCGCGTTTGCGAAAGCCGTTTCCGAGGGGGCCGACCGATTTGTTGTATTGGATACCGCACCGACCGGCCACACGATTTTGTTGCTCGACTCGGCATTGGCTTACCACCGCGAAGTGACGCGGCAATCCAGCCAAATGCCGGAGTCTGTGGAGCAATTGTTGCCCCGTTTACGCGACCCAGATTTCACTCGCGTTCTCGTCGTGACCTTACCCGAAGCGACTCCGGTTCATGAAGCGGCACGACTGCAGCAGGACCTGAGACGAGCGGAAATCGAACCGTTCGCATGGGTTATTAATCAAAGTCTGGTACCGCTGAGCGTAACCGACCCTGCATTGCGTCAGCGTCAGCACAACGAGTTGCCGTACATTGACGAAGTTCGATCGACCTTGGCAAATCGTGTGGCCCTGGTGCCGTGGCAAAGCGAGCCGCCAACAGGTTTGTCGGGTTTGCGTCGCATCGTTGCTGCGGATTCGTCGGTGACAGGTTAA
- the arsB gene encoding ACR3 family arsenite efflux transporter, whose translation MTQRQTCPVDGKGIGFFERYLTVWVGICIVAGIALGKVAPGVAKSLDGMAIYVNDAPVISIPIAICLFFMMYPIMVKIDFSEVVKAGKSVRPVGLTLFINWAIKPFTMYAIASFFLGTVFLGFIGPDAVDYVKAPLGSDLEVGTTYGSGEVVLVEGVKMLQVPLWRSYLAGCILLGIAPCTAMVLVWGSLAKGNDGHTLVMVAVNSLTMLVLYGVLGGFLLGVGQLPVPWQALLLSIGVYVALPLVAGYLSRRWLIAAKGEAWFRDKFLHFLTPVTITALLATLVLLFSFKGETIVSNPLTILWIAIPLTIQTLVIFALGYGASKAVGFSYETAAPTAMIGASNHFEVAIATATMLYGLSSGAALATVVGVLIEVPLMLGLVRFCLKTQGWFPAQPADRPSG comes from the coding sequence GTGACTCAACGACAAACTTGCCCGGTAGACGGAAAGGGCATTGGATTCTTTGAGCGGTACCTCACCGTGTGGGTAGGGATCTGCATCGTCGCGGGGATTGCACTAGGCAAAGTTGCTCCCGGAGTCGCCAAGTCGCTCGACGGGATGGCGATCTATGTCAATGATGCCCCGGTGATCTCGATCCCGATTGCGATCTGCCTATTTTTCATGATGTACCCGATCATGGTCAAAATTGACTTCAGTGAGGTCGTGAAGGCGGGCAAGTCAGTGCGGCCAGTGGGTTTAACCCTGTTCATCAATTGGGCGATCAAGCCATTCACCATGTATGCGATCGCTAGTTTCTTTCTGGGGACAGTCTTTCTCGGGTTCATTGGCCCGGATGCAGTCGACTATGTGAAGGCTCCGCTGGGTAGCGATCTCGAGGTGGGAACGACCTACGGTTCTGGCGAGGTGGTGTTAGTTGAAGGCGTCAAGATGCTGCAGGTTCCACTGTGGCGGAGTTACCTCGCCGGTTGTATCTTGCTCGGCATCGCTCCTTGCACGGCGATGGTCTTGGTGTGGGGATCGTTGGCAAAGGGCAACGATGGACACACGCTCGTGATGGTCGCCGTCAATTCACTGACGATGTTGGTCCTCTACGGGGTGCTTGGCGGGTTCCTGCTCGGAGTCGGCCAACTGCCCGTTCCGTGGCAAGCGTTGCTGCTATCGATCGGTGTATACGTCGCACTGCCATTGGTAGCTGGCTATCTATCGCGCCGATGGCTGATTGCGGCTAAGGGCGAAGCGTGGTTTCGCGATAAGTTTCTGCATTTTCTGACGCCGGTGACGATTACAGCATTGCTGGCGACGTTAGTGCTATTGTTTTCCTTCAAAGGGGAAACCATCGTCAGCAACCCGCTCACCATCTTATGGATTGCGATCCCTTTGACGATTCAAACTCTCGTGATTTTTGCACTGGGCTATGGGGCCAGTAAAGCGGTGGGATTCAGCTACGAAACGGCGGCACCGACAGCGATGATTGGTGCGTCGAATCACTTTGAAGTGGCAATCGCGACGGCGACGATGTTGTATGGTTTGTCGTCGGGGGCGGCGCTTGCAACTGTGGTCGGCGTCTTGATTGAAGTTCCGTTAATGCTGGGGTTGGTGAGGTTTTGCCTCAAGACGCAGGGTTGGTTTCCTGCTCAACCTGCGGACAGGCCTAGCGGGTGA
- a CDS encoding ArsR/SmtB family transcription factor, with product MAKPSTKKSCDSTPVKLHADPTAEVFAKLAWAIAHPARVQIVRLLIGREACVCGEIVDCLPLAQSTVSQHLKILKESGLIQGEVDGPKVCYCINPTKLEELKSLVAGL from the coding sequence ATGGCGAAACCATCTACTAAGAAATCCTGTGATTCGACGCCGGTGAAGCTGCATGCTGATCCGACCGCTGAGGTATTTGCGAAACTGGCTTGGGCGATTGCTCATCCGGCGCGCGTGCAGATTGTGCGATTATTAATCGGTCGTGAAGCCTGCGTTTGCGGGGAAATTGTTGATTGTCTACCGTTGGCGCAGTCGACGGTTTCCCAGCACCTCAAGATTCTGAAAGAGTCTGGATTAATCCAGGGGGAAGTCGACGGGCCGAAGGTCTGTTACTGCATCAACCCAACCAAACTTGAAGAACTCAAGTCGCTCGTCGCGGGATTGTGA